The Hemiscyllium ocellatum isolate sHemOce1 chromosome 7, sHemOce1.pat.X.cur, whole genome shotgun sequence genome window below encodes:
- the LOC132817201 gene encoding gamma-crystallin S-1-like: LMFLPSQIIFYEDRNFQGRHYGCSSDCADLSPYFSRCNSIRVESDWWVLYEKPNYMGYQYVLTRREYPDYQRWMGFNDCVRSCRSFPWYRGGSYRMRIYERPGFGGQMMEFMDDCPSVYDRFRYRDIHSCHVMDGYWIFYEHPNYRGRQYFMRPGEYRRYSDWGGYSSTIGSFRRMRDF; the protein is encoded by the exons TTGATGTTTCTTCCCTCACAGATCATCTTTTACGAGGACAGGAACTTCCAGGGACGGCACTATGGGTGCAGCAGTGACTGTGCCGATCTGTCCCCTTACTTCAGCCGCTGTAACTCCATCCGTGTTGAGAGTGACTGGTGGGTGCTGTATGAGAAACCCAATTACATGGGATACCAGTATGTTCTGACCAGGAGAGAGTATCCTGACTACCAGCGCTGGATGGGATTCAATGACTGTGTCAGGTCATGTCGCTCCTTCCCATGG TACCGAGGAGGCTCCTACAGAATGAGGATTTACGAGAGGCCTGGCTTTGGAGGACAGATGATGGAATTCATGGATGACTGTCCATCTGTCTACGATCGTTTCCGTTACCGTGACATCCACTCCTGCCATGTGATGGACGGTTACTGGATCTTCTATGAACATCCCAACTACAGAGGGCGACAGTACTTCATGAGACCCGGTGAATACAGGAGATACAGTGACTGGGGAGGCTACAGCTCAACTATCGGGTCTTTCAGGCGAATGAGGGATTTCTAA
- the LOC132817200 gene encoding gamma-crystallin S-1-like: MNKIIFYEDRSFQGRHYECSSDCADLSPYFSRCNSIRVESDWWVLYEKPNYMGYQYVLTRGEYPDYQRWMGYNDCVRSCRSYPQARGSYRMRIYERPDFGGQMMEFMDDCPSVYDRFRYRDIHSCHVMDGYWTFYEHPNYRGRQYFMRPGEYRRYSDWGGYSSTIGSFRRMRDF, encoded by the exons atgaataaa ATCATCTTTTACGAGGACAGAAGCTTCCAGGGACGGCACTATGAGTGCAGCAGTGACTGTGCCGACCTGTCCCCTTACTTCAGCCGCTGTAACTCCATCCGTGTTGAGAGTGACTGGTGGGTGCTGTATGAGAAACCCAATTACATGGGATACCAGTATGTTCTGACCAGGGGAGAGTATCCTGACTACCAGCGCTGGATGGGATACAATGACTGTGTCAGGTCATGTCGCTCTTACCCACAGGCAA GAGGCTCCTACAGAATGAGGATTTATGAGAGGCCTGACTTTGGAGGACAGATGATGGAATTCATGGATGACTGTCCATCTGTCTACGATCGTTTCCGTTACCGTGACATCCACTCCTGCCATGTGATGGACGGTTACTGGACCTTCTATGAACATCCCAACTACAGAGGGCGACAGTACTTTATGAGACCCGGTGAATACAGGAGATACAGTGACTGGGGAGGCTACAGCTCAACTATCGGGTCTTTCAGGCGAATGAGGGATTTCTAA